A genomic window from Desulfovibrio porci includes:
- a CDS encoding aminotransferase class I/II-fold pyridoxal phosphate-dependent enzyme, giving the protein MKNNHSCQAGPMAEQHAVAQEGCASGFNRMRSKLSFERSVEMASQMGMDNPLFVCHERAAKATTLINGKEYINFSTYDYLDINAHPEITAAVTETAGIFGTSAGASRLVGGERPPHRELERALADLYEVEDCIIYVSGHAANVSTLGFMFGPRDAIFHDGLAHNSLVQGARLSGATRYSYAHNDCDALEEMLKAHRSEHKYAVIATEGLFSMDGNIPDLPRIIALKKKYDCMLLVDEAHSLGVLGKTGRGAREYYGIDPTDVDMWMSTLSKAMCGCGGFIAGRRDVVKFLKYGSPGFVFSVGMPPVIATACRKALEIMLREPERVHKLQNISRYFLEYAQSKGLDTGAAQGYAVVPVIVGDSMVSGFLSQALFKRGIYVMPVSFPAVKEGTARLRFFISAAHTEEHVRKALDAVVEEIPTAQAIVEKYRSEHQDEEQDV; this is encoded by the coding sequence ATGAAGAACAACCATTCCTGTCAGGCCGGCCCCATGGCGGAGCAGCACGCTGTCGCGCAAGAAGGCTGCGCTTCCGGCTTCAACCGCATGCGTTCCAAGCTCTCCTTTGAACGGAGTGTGGAAATGGCCAGTCAAATGGGGATGGACAATCCTCTTTTCGTTTGCCACGAGCGGGCGGCCAAGGCCACTACGCTGATCAACGGCAAGGAATACATCAACTTTTCCACCTATGATTATCTGGACATCAACGCCCATCCCGAAATCACCGCAGCCGTGACCGAGACGGCCGGCATTTTCGGCACTTCGGCAGGAGCCAGCCGCCTGGTGGGCGGCGAGCGCCCGCCCCACCGCGAGCTGGAGCGCGCCCTGGCCGATCTGTATGAGGTGGAGGACTGCATCATCTATGTCAGCGGCCATGCGGCCAACGTCTCCACTCTGGGCTTCATGTTCGGCCCGCGCGACGCCATCTTTCACGACGGCCTCGCCCACAACTCTCTGGTCCAGGGCGCGCGCCTTTCCGGCGCGACGCGTTACTCTTACGCCCACAACGACTGCGACGCCCTAGAAGAGATGCTCAAGGCCCACCGGAGCGAGCACAAGTACGCGGTCATCGCCACCGAGGGTCTGTTCAGCATGGACGGGAACATCCCGGACCTGCCCCGGATCATCGCGCTCAAAAAGAAATATGACTGCATGCTGCTGGTGGACGAAGCCCACTCTCTGGGCGTGCTGGGCAAGACCGGTCGCGGCGCGCGCGAGTATTACGGCATTGACCCCACGGATGTGGACATGTGGATGAGCACGCTCTCCAAAGCCATGTGCGGCTGCGGCGGCTTTATTGCCGGCCGGCGCGACGTGGTGAAATTTCTCAAGTACGGCTCGCCGGGCTTCGTCTTCAGCGTGGGCATGCCGCCGGTCATCGCCACAGCCTGCCGCAAGGCTCTGGAAATCATGCTGCGTGAGCCGGAACGCGTGCACAAGCTCCAGAACATCAGCCGTTATTTTCTTGAATACGCCCAGAGCAAGGGCCTGGATACAGGCGCGGCCCAAGGCTATGCCGTTGTGCCCGTGATCGTCGGCGACTCCATGGTTTCCGGCTTTCTGTCCCAGGCCTTGTTCAAGCGCGGCATCTACGTCATGCCCGTCTCCTTCCCGGCGGTCAAGGAAGGCACGGCCCGTCTGCGCTTCTTCATCTCCGCCGCCCACACTGAGGAACACGTACGCAAAGCCCTGGACGCCGTGGTGGAAGAAATCCCCACGGCCCAGGCCATTGTGGAAAAATACCGGAGCGAACATCAGGACGAAGAGCAGGACGTCTAA
- a CDS encoding HlyD family secretion protein: MSSPVFSFCFSRRALKAALCCVGLWLTVSGPALAAEATTILTGKVVTTVTRAVPIPFNAVVDDVLVKPGDAVEKGSPLLRYHLQEEAERILQREVTIGAGTENLKGQVLDFERRLAETTAQRNKARQLVASGLGSRQALVRLEDDVNSLKSRIDLLGDTIQKAESNFAARLKELAGYFGVPIKEGEQLPATLVLTSPIKGYVLSLDATLNPGTVLPAGTMPIRVGQLNPVLIQVPVYEAEVNGIKEGDTAEVEIPSLGNKKFTATVNEISWVSNDMNVANPSYYTVELTVPNPDLELKPGFKAIVRFSGGR; encoded by the coding sequence ATGTCGTCCCCTGTTTTTTCTTTCTGTTTTTCCCGCCGGGCGCTGAAGGCCGCACTGTGCTGCGTCGGCCTGTGGTTGACCGTTTCCGGCCCCGCACTGGCCGCCGAGGCCACCACCATCCTGACCGGCAAGGTGGTGACCACCGTGACCCGCGCTGTGCCCATTCCCTTCAATGCCGTGGTGGACGACGTGCTGGTCAAACCCGGCGATGCCGTGGAAAAAGGCTCGCCCCTGCTGCGCTACCATCTGCAGGAAGAAGCCGAACGGATTCTGCAGCGCGAAGTTACCATAGGCGCGGGCACCGAGAATCTCAAAGGCCAGGTGCTGGATTTTGAACGGCGTCTGGCCGAGACCACGGCCCAGCGCAACAAGGCGCGCCAGTTGGTGGCTTCAGGCTTGGGTTCCCGTCAGGCTCTGGTCCGGTTGGAAGACGATGTGAACTCTCTCAAAAGCCGTATTGACCTGCTGGGCGACACCATTCAGAAGGCCGAAAGCAACTTCGCCGCCAGACTCAAGGAACTGGCGGGCTATTTCGGCGTGCCCATCAAGGAGGGCGAGCAGTTGCCCGCCACCCTGGTGCTGACCTCGCCCATCAAGGGCTATGTGCTTTCCCTGGACGCAACGCTCAATCCCGGCACGGTGCTGCCCGCCGGGACCATGCCCATCCGCGTGGGGCAGCTCAACCCTGTGCTGATCCAGGTGCCGGTTTATGAGGCTGAGGTGAACGGCATCAAGGAGGGCGACACCGCCGAGGTGGAAATCCCTTCCTTGGGCAACAAGAAATTCACGGCTACGGTCAATGAAATTTCCTGGGTTTCCAACGACATGAACGTAGCCAATCCGTCCTACTACACGGTGGAGCTGACCGTGCCCAATCCCGACCTTGAACTGAAGCCCGGCTTCAAGGCTATTGTGCGTTTCAGTGGGGGCAGGTAA
- a CDS encoding TolC family protein produces the protein MPYFVPSTPSARAFLPLLMILILFFPACASNKAGLKSPELPARHWLEEAPGVPVENKAKLEAAVPNLYDADKNFSFEDCVFLTIQQSPLLVNSAVDLEIKRVALTSAVWKYLPEPRMTFQVSNNLTRLNMDNKDTPGDYGRTKLQVGFYAAFPNPVATYFEHQVQKIMVNLAISTHRKAIGEAVYKIAQSYLKLQAQSKIVAAQKELLPVGKELIAYWQQVESVEGRQGVSLNLATQHQRELELTVDKTRMEEIMQRTQLKILAGVEPQQRLNVDTESAGDILAGFDGHKLKWEERWPATEDDLLLRAQVKLSDYNIMVAWAQYIPDMTIQINNYPPAGQYQPASGSEDTFLHLLFDFPLLDWGRRYRGVQTARMQKAQAFHEMARKRTNYSNTWLQAEQRVALAETQLKLAKTRFDTAELQYKEARISFNEGTEQLPVVADRQEAMVNARIAYIDAELEYKLANLEWMYVANLLQERFLGLPAKEFI, from the coding sequence ATGCCGTATTTCGTACCATCCACGCCGTCAGCGCGCGCTTTTCTGCCGCTGCTCATGATTCTGATCCTGTTTTTCCCGGCCTGCGCCTCCAACAAGGCCGGACTCAAATCGCCGGAACTGCCGGCCAGGCACTGGCTGGAGGAAGCTCCGGGCGTTCCCGTGGAAAACAAGGCCAAGCTGGAAGCCGCCGTGCCCAATCTGTATGACGCGGACAAGAATTTCAGTTTTGAGGACTGCGTTTTTCTGACCATCCAGCAGTCGCCTCTGCTGGTCAACAGCGCCGTGGATCTGGAAATCAAGCGGGTGGCCCTCACCAGCGCCGTCTGGAAGTATCTGCCCGAACCGCGCATGACGTTTCAGGTTTCCAATAACCTGACCCGCCTGAATATGGACAACAAGGACACGCCCGGCGATTACGGGCGGACCAAGCTGCAGGTCGGTTTTTATGCCGCTTTCCCCAACCCTGTGGCCACCTATTTCGAGCATCAGGTGCAGAAGATCATGGTCAATCTGGCCATTTCCACGCACCGCAAGGCCATCGGCGAGGCTGTCTACAAAATTGCCCAGTCGTACCTGAAGCTCCAGGCCCAGAGCAAAATCGTGGCCGCCCAGAAAGAGCTTTTGCCTGTGGGCAAGGAACTGATCGCCTACTGGCAGCAAGTGGAGTCTGTGGAGGGCCGTCAGGGCGTGTCGCTCAATCTGGCCACCCAGCACCAGCGCGAACTGGAACTGACAGTTGACAAGACCCGTATGGAAGAGATCATGCAGCGCACCCAGCTCAAGATTCTGGCCGGGGTGGAGCCGCAACAGCGTCTGAACGTGGATACCGAGAGCGCCGGCGATATCCTGGCCGGCTTTGACGGACACAAGCTGAAGTGGGAAGAGCGCTGGCCCGCCACTGAGGACGATCTGCTGTTACGCGCGCAGGTCAAGCTGTCCGACTACAACATCATGGTAGCCTGGGCCCAGTATATTCCGGACATGACCATTCAGATCAACAACTACCCGCCGGCCGGTCAGTATCAGCCGGCCAGCGGCAGTGAAGACACCTTTCTGCACTTGCTGTTCGATTTTCCGCTGTTGGACTGGGGCCGCCGTTACCGCGGCGTGCAGACCGCCCGCATGCAGAAGGCCCAGGCTTTTCACGAGATGGCCCGCAAGCGAACGAATTATTCCAATACCTGGCTGCAGGCCGAGCAGCGCGTGGCTCTGGCCGAAACGCAGCTCAAACTGGCCAAGACCCGTTTTGACACGGCGGAACTGCAGTACAAGGAAGCGCGTATCTCCTTCAACGAAGGCACGGAGCAACTGCCCGTGGTGGCCGACCGTCAGGAGGCCATGGTCAATGCCCGCATCGCTTACATTGATGCGGAACTGGAATACAAGCTGGCCAATCTGGAATGGATGTACGTGGCCAACCTCCTGCAGGAACGCTTCCTAGGCCTGCCCGCCAAGGAGTTCATCTGA
- a CDS encoding acyltransferase domain-containing protein yields the protein MQNNNSTASTASSLADPSAFLTLETFRRVPLSVAASGPDAAAALLSAPCRELLRLGAARGARTALWVCAAPDCSLAAAAVLLARKLEEIFAGDAALAGVPRVLVTDFSPALLEEAGVFLAEHADTLLALLICGAPRAAAADGVLSCEPLLLRRPVAGEAALVAPVAACPDRAPALSGKMGALGGNAGQEAAPDELALDGVRYVDLRQNGLKWRLAGVNPLWRQDLVGLGASPDAAAVSALEARGLWLAPAVAAPPLAVMCCGLGSVWPGMGRELYDSFPAARAAMERIAAVADWDVLALMDETDVEKISLTRWQVPYLFLLEYAQWSQFVSLGLAPALMCGHSLGELIALCFAGIYEPEVAWYILDTRAAHMAELEAKATRETGMMAVHADADVIEEARKTWPALYVSNYNTPRQFILSGPREVLLEARKSMRKRRIPAIMLNVSLAFHHPSMRVLRDLSLRRLNALEMRAPRLPMLSDITTGFYPQDQPSICRYITDLDENSVRWVEGVRAMWERDGIRHFLELGPQDTLCGLVGDIEPRALCLSAGRKGRETEGLRQACARLYALGHLPRAAIRARAAAAKREGPALSASLGTAPAGAARSAADSFSGPVSGQMGIVLEVLAEASGRPVKDLRPEMDLRYDLALRSSRFPLIIQEAEQRLGLSVNFEDLLQVSTIGDLARALTGTRADAQTGMKREAGTAAPAPGYARRRQRAPLCRFAPGASRARGAEGGDVPPGSPPLSSLSLDPCGQGLPLRRGDVLALCVFDPDLLPGLLSGLAPLGCTLALPGELLEICAPLAKAGSRLTSLALPAAGEDGKPDAESLRAALCRLAGEEGRVDGVFFAPAPGDAAAFSLLEDCLRPALNHGLRYACCFSRPPLTPETVEKALADGGPLAGRLAVLAREGGFACRAVVLLDDGQGTGPSELGDMLARELLRGDSERVIWARESVLYPGRAPRGPRLVERPEFFPLVFPDPQPPLRPTATLFQGACQFSRFADPALAVHGGGAGNALGTATPWLPVSRALQALLEGSRLLLPWLAVTGLSDVRFHESPLLPPGVTRECRLSVEARPWLMHDRVMTRMCRADLAVRELTENGRRMDHYSPVAEGMVLLAAASGEVPPLWPAAGPDDASRADAATDGDHDELAAFYDALGLSAPWRLLSGFAALPGGMYRAALAVPEAPIAPEGNWGYTDCLHMVEGIVQAASLALSRQRDNVAMAAELRRWRLNAAGFIRFGGERGARGPWRLQLRRSWADDKLLRFDAQISDARERVLLTLHHLEFDRLEPASPAE from the coding sequence ATGCAGAATAACAATTCCACAGCTTCTACGGCGTCCTCCCTTGCCGACCCTTCCGCTTTTCTCACGCTGGAAACCTTCCGGCGCGTCCCGTTGTCCGTTGCCGCTTCCGGTCCGGATGCCGCGGCCGCTCTCCTGTCGGCTCCCTGCCGGGAACTGCTGCGTCTGGGCGCGGCGCGCGGCGCGCGAACGGCCCTCTGGGTCTGTGCGGCGCCCGACTGCTCCCTTGCGGCTGCGGCCGTCCTCCTTGCCCGGAAGCTGGAAGAAATTTTCGCCGGGGACGCCGCCCTTGCGGGCGTGCCGCGTGTTCTGGTCACGGATTTCAGTCCGGCCCTGCTGGAAGAGGCCGGGGTTTTTCTGGCGGAGCATGCCGACACGCTGCTGGCCCTGCTGATTTGCGGCGCGCCGCGTGCTGCCGCCGCTGACGGCGTGTTGAGCTGCGAGCCTTTGCTGTTGCGTCGGCCTGTGGCCGGCGAGGCGGCTCTTGTCGCGCCGGTTGCGGCCTGTCCGGATCGCGCTCCGGCACTTTCCGGAAAGATGGGCGCGCTGGGCGGAAACGCCGGGCAAGAGGCCGCGCCGGACGAACTGGCGCTGGACGGCGTGCGCTATGTGGATCTGCGCCAGAATGGGCTGAAATGGCGGCTGGCCGGGGTCAATCCGCTTTGGCGGCAGGATCTTGTGGGGCTGGGCGCAAGCCCGGACGCCGCGGCCGTCAGCGCGCTTGAGGCGCGCGGCCTGTGGCTCGCGCCCGCCGTGGCTGCGCCGCCGCTGGCGGTGATGTGCTGCGGCCTGGGGTCGGTCTGGCCGGGTATGGGGCGCGAACTGTACGACAGTTTTCCGGCGGCCAGAGCGGCCATGGAGCGCATCGCGGCGGTGGCCGACTGGGACGTGCTCGCGCTCATGGACGAGACGGACGTGGAAAAAATCAGCCTGACCCGCTGGCAGGTTCCGTATCTTTTTCTGCTGGAATACGCCCAGTGGAGCCAGTTCGTCTCGTTGGGCCTCGCGCCGGCCCTGATGTGCGGCCACAGCCTGGGCGAACTCATCGCGCTCTGTTTCGCCGGCATCTATGAACCGGAAGTGGCCTGGTATATTCTGGACACCCGCGCCGCGCACATGGCCGAACTGGAGGCCAAGGCCACGCGCGAAACCGGCATGATGGCCGTGCATGCCGACGCCGACGTCATTGAGGAAGCCCGCAAAACATGGCCCGCGCTCTATGTCTCCAACTACAATACGCCCCGTCAGTTCATCCTGAGCGGGCCGCGCGAAGTCCTGCTGGAAGCCCGGAAAAGCATGCGCAAGCGGCGCATTCCGGCCATCATGCTCAACGTCAGCCTGGCCTTTCATCATCCGAGCATGCGCGTGTTGCGGGATCTTTCCCTGCGGCGGCTGAACGCCCTGGAAATGCGCGCCCCGCGCCTGCCCATGCTCAGCGACATCACCACGGGCTTTTATCCTCAGGATCAGCCCTCCATCTGCCGCTATATCACGGATCTGGACGAAAATTCCGTACGCTGGGTGGAAGGCGTGCGGGCCATGTGGGAACGGGACGGCATCCGCCATTTTCTGGAACTGGGTCCGCAGGACACGCTCTGCGGTCTGGTGGGCGACATTGAGCCGCGCGCCCTTTGCCTTTCCGCCGGTCGCAAGGGCAGGGAAACCGAAGGCCTGCGCCAGGCCTGCGCCAGACTGTACGCGCTGGGCCATCTGCCGCGCGCGGCCATCCGCGCCAGGGCGGCGGCCGCGAAACGGGAGGGTCCCGCGCTCTCCGCGTCCTTGGGAACGGCTCCGGCCGGTGCGGCGCGCTCGGCGGCAGATTCGTTTTCCGGCCCTGTTTCCGGGCAGATGGGCATAGTGCTGGAAGTGCTGGCCGAGGCCAGCGGCAGGCCGGTAAAAGACCTGCGGCCCGAAATGGATTTGCGCTACGATCTGGCGCTGCGCTCCAGCCGTTTTCCGCTGATCATCCAGGAGGCCGAACAGCGGCTGGGCCTGAGCGTCAATTTTGAGGATCTGCTCCAGGTCTCGACCATCGGAGATCTGGCGCGCGCTCTGACCGGCACGCGGGCAGACGCGCAGACCGGCATGAAGCGGGAGGCCGGAACAGCCGCGCCCGCGCCCGGATATGCGCGGCGTCGTCAGCGCGCGCCGCTGTGCCGTTTCGCGCCCGGCGCGTCCCGCGCCCGTGGCGCCGAAGGCGGTGATGTCCCCCCCGGTTCGCCGCCCCTCTCCTCTCTCTCGCTGGACCCCTGCGGCCAGGGCCTGCCTTTGCGGCGCGGCGATGTGCTGGCGCTCTGCGTTTTTGATCCGGATCTTCTGCCGGGGCTTTTGAGCGGGCTTGCGCCCTTGGGCTGCACGCTGGCCCTGCCCGGCGAGTTGCTGGAGATCTGCGCGCCTCTGGCGAAGGCGGGCTCGCGCCTGACGTCGCTGGCGCTTCCCGCCGCCGGAGAGGACGGAAAGCCGGACGCCGAGAGTCTGCGCGCGGCCCTTTGCCGGTTGGCCGGGGAGGAAGGCCGGGTGGACGGCGTATTTTTCGCGCCCGCTCCGGGGGATGCCGCCGCATTCTCTCTGCTGGAGGATTGCCTGCGTCCGGCGTTGAACCATGGCCTGCGTTACGCCTGTTGCTTCAGCCGTCCGCCCCTGACGCCCGAAACCGTGGAGAAGGCTCTGGCCGACGGCGGCCCGCTGGCCGGTCGGTTGGCGGTTCTGGCCCGGGAAGGCGGCTTCGCCTGCCGTGCCGTTGTTCTGCTGGACGACGGTCAGGGGACCGGGCCCAGTGAGCTGGGCGATATGCTGGCCCGCGAACTGTTGCGGGGGGACAGCGAACGGGTGATCTGGGCCCGCGAAAGCGTCCTTTATCCCGGCCGCGCGCCGCGCGGACCGCGCCTGGTGGAAAGGCCGGAGTTCTTCCCGCTGGTTTTCCCGGACCCCCAACCACCCCTCCGGCCCACGGCCACTCTGTTTCAGGGGGCCTGTCAGTTTTCCCGTTTCGCGGATCCGGCTCTTGCCGTGCATGGCGGAGGGGCGGGCAATGCCCTGGGGACGGCAACACCCTGGCTGCCCGTCAGCCGTGCCCTTCAGGCCCTGCTGGAAGGCTCCCGCCTTTTGCTGCCCTGGCTGGCCGTCACCGGCCTGTCCGACGTGCGCTTTCATGAATCCCCATTGCTGCCGCCGGGCGTCACCCGCGAGTGCCGCCTGAGCGTGGAGGCCCGGCCCTGGCTGATGCACGACCGGGTCATGACCCGCATGTGCCGCGCGGATCTCGCGGTTCGTGAACTGACGGAGAACGGCCGCCGTATGGATCATTACTCCCCGGTGGCCGAGGGCATGGTGCTGCTGGCCGCCGCTTCCGGTGAAGTGCCGCCGCTCTGGCCCGCCGCCGGGCCGGATGACGCCTCTCGTGCGGATGCGGCAACGGACGGGGATCATGATGAGTTGGCCGCGTTTTACGACGCGCTGGGCCTGTCCGCGCCCTGGCGGCTGCTGTCCGGCTTCGCGGCGCTGCCCGGCGGAATGTACCGGGCGGCCCTGGCCGTGCCGGAAGCGCCCATTGCCCCCGAAGGCAATTGGGGCTATACTGATTGCCTGCACATGGTGGAAGGGATAGTCCAGGCCGCGTCTCTGGCTCTGTCCCGGCAGAGGGACAACGTCGCCATGGCCGCCGAGTTGCGGCGCTGGCGGCTCAATGCGGCGGGCTTTATCCGTTTCGGCGGAGAGCGCGGCGCGCGGGGGCCGTGGCGCCTGCAATTGCGGCGTTCCTGGGCCGACGACAAGTTGCTGCGCTTTGACGCCCAGATTTCCGACGCGCGGGAGCGCGTGTTGCTGACCCTCCATCACCTGGAATTTGACCGGCTGGAACCGGCGTCTCCTGCGGAATAA
- a CDS encoding oligosaccharide flippase family protein, translated as MKLKSIPRRLGYILGAQWTRDLSWTLFTILLARRSPDILGQIVLALTFGYLVKTVADVGLNDFLLSTFARREGRPRALLGEVSWLKIVVLLAALGVTWLVTGWQQYTPELRLIVLCIAAGLGLDAVSDSFFALCQARGRQDVEMRIRVPSALVGIGYGIICVLLGAPPILIALYKPVESLLCIVLALGALGRNPLAGVGMDGMLDLARQMKSGLIFTCMAACAMFYNKINVIFLKQYGGDADVGGYGVAWETVEGLSVLVSSALLGKVIFPLLAKLWQQDRAGFRRLAGQTARTLWAASLPVIFLICVESDRFLPLIYGPNYASAVTAQRLLTPCLATAFLHNLAAYAMIGMRRHKLLLGFYLSGLALNLVCCFTLIPAMPLEGAALSLTITKVWVAILTVSFFQWAARPMSLAQWALMLGAAFAAVGLWWGVGLALPREVAELAGLLPLLALFWFWRPPPPFEKDDVTPAPAG; from the coding sequence ATGAAGCTGAAAAGCATCCCCCGGCGGCTCGGTTATATTCTGGGCGCGCAATGGACGCGAGATCTTTCCTGGACCCTGTTCACCATTCTGCTGGCCCGTCGCAGTCCGGACATTCTGGGCCAGATAGTACTGGCCCTGACCTTCGGCTATCTGGTCAAAACCGTGGCCGACGTGGGCCTCAACGACTTTCTGCTTTCCACCTTCGCCCGGCGCGAGGGCCGGCCCCGCGCCCTGCTGGGTGAAGTGAGCTGGCTCAAGATCGTGGTTTTGCTGGCCGCCCTGGGCGTTACCTGGCTGGTCACCGGCTGGCAGCAGTACACGCCCGAACTGCGCCTGATCGTGCTCTGCATCGCCGCCGGTCTGGGGCTGGACGCCGTCAGCGATTCCTTTTTCGCGCTCTGCCAGGCCCGGGGGCGGCAGGACGTGGAAATGCGCATCCGCGTGCCCTCGGCCCTTGTCGGCATCGGCTACGGCATCATTTGCGTTCTGCTGGGCGCGCCGCCCATCCTCATCGCTCTGTACAAGCCCGTGGAATCCCTGCTCTGCATTGTCCTGGCGCTCGGCGCGCTGGGCCGCAACCCCTTGGCCGGAGTGGGCATGGACGGCATGCTGGATCTGGCCCGGCAGATGAAAAGCGGCCTGATCTTTACCTGCATGGCGGCCTGCGCCATGTTTTACAACAAGATCAATGTGATTTTTCTCAAGCAGTACGGCGGCGACGCGGATGTGGGCGGCTACGGCGTGGCCTGGGAAACCGTGGAAGGCCTGTCCGTGCTGGTTTCCAGCGCGCTGTTGGGCAAGGTGATTTTCCCGCTGCTGGCCAAGCTCTGGCAGCAGGACCGCGCGGGCTTCCGGCGGCTGGCCGGGCAGACCGCGCGCACGCTCTGGGCGGCCTCCCTGCCGGTGATCTTTCTGATCTGCGTGGAGAGCGACCGCTTTCTGCCCCTGATTTACGGCCCCAATTACGCCAGCGCCGTGACGGCCCAGCGCCTGCTCACGCCCTGCCTGGCCACGGCTTTTCTGCACAATCTGGCGGCCTACGCCATGATCGGCATGCGGCGGCATAAATTGCTGCTGGGCTTTTATCTCAGCGGACTGGCGCTCAACCTTGTCTGCTGCTTCACGCTGATTCCGGCCATGCCGCTGGAAGGCGCGGCCCTCTCTCTGACCATTACCAAGGTCTGGGTCGCCATTCTGACAGTCAGCTTTTTCCAGTGGGCGGCCAGACCCATGAGTCTGGCCCAGTGGGCTCTGATGCTCGGGGCCGCCTTTGCCGCCGTGGGCTTGTGGTGGGGAGTGGGTCTGGCTTTGCCGCGCGAAGTGGCGGAACTGGCCGGTCTGCTGCCGCTGCTGGCGCTGTTCTGGTTCTGGCGGCCGCCGCCGCCCTTTGAAAAAGATGACGTCACTCCGGCACCGGCGGGTTGA
- a CDS encoding FeS-binding protein, protein MKEEPCLFSAFFKLLWVAAMLAAIVSGLAHLPFAFRYGLINSWRASPTVAHYWSAAALLLLGTYAAVVWLAAGRRRYALTCLGGLRVTLLVVLAATGLLLVLHNLPGFSMYGGAYAVIKLSHLFCALALPLLLLLHYCLRLLGRGLWVRPLSKVRRRSGSA, encoded by the coding sequence ATGAAAGAAGAGCCTTGTCTGTTTTCCGCTTTCTTCAAGCTGCTCTGGGTGGCCGCCATGCTGGCCGCCATTGTCAGCGGGCTGGCCCATCTGCCTTTCGCCTTCCGTTATGGCCTGATCAACTCCTGGCGCGCCTCGCCCACCGTGGCGCACTACTGGTCGGCGGCGGCCCTGCTGTTGCTGGGAACCTACGCGGCGGTGGTCTGGCTGGCGGCGGGGCGGCGGCGCTATGCGCTGACCTGCTTGGGCGGTCTGCGCGTTACTCTGCTTGTGGTGCTGGCCGCCACAGGCCTGCTGCTGGTCCTGCACAATCTGCCTGGTTTTTCCATGTATGGCGGCGCCTACGCCGTCATCAAGCTCAGCCATCTGTTCTGCGCTCTGGCCCTGCCCCTGCTTCTGCTCCTCCATTATTGCCTGCGGCTTCTGGGACGCGGCCTGTGGGTCAGGCCTCTGTCCAAAGTGCGGCGGCGAAGCGGTTCGGCCTAG
- a CDS encoding 4Fe-4S dicluster domain-containing protein has protein sequence MGNKRVFQRRRFLQSAAGLLLGGMLPELLTPATARAALGGETQATLIDVDACDGCGACVQACRTRNLERVPLPAQPLPQPYPSRVRSQDWSGRRDVIDRLTPYNWLYIQSCTVQTAAGSRRIFLPRRCMHCINPPCANLCSTGAARQRASGAVYIDQSTCMGDGQCDRACPWMIPRRQSGVGPYLDFAPRYAGNGQMFKCDYCQDLLDQGERPACITACPRQAQSIGPRKEIVRKAEIMAAERQGDIFGLNENGGTNTLYVSSQPFRDMEAELLREDQIGFGRPSLRPAGASMDKENRLLSTVLLAPLAGAALAGVRLWREKQKRRRP, from the coding sequence GTGGGGAATAAACGCGTTTTTCAGCGCCGCCGCTTTTTGCAAAGCGCTGCGGGCCTGTTGCTGGGCGGCATGCTGCCTGAACTTCTGACGCCTGCGACGGCCAGAGCCGCTCTGGGCGGCGAAACGCAGGCCACGTTGATTGATGTGGACGCCTGCGACGGCTGCGGGGCCTGCGTTCAGGCCTGCCGGACCCGCAATCTGGAACGCGTGCCCCTGCCTGCACAACCCTTGCCCCAGCCCTATCCGAGCCGGGTGCGCAGCCAGGACTGGTCAGGCAGACGCGACGTCATTGACCGGCTCACCCCGTACAACTGGCTGTATATCCAATCCTGCACGGTACAGACGGCTGCGGGCTCGCGCAGGATTTTTCTGCCCCGGCGCTGCATGCACTGCATCAATCCGCCCTGCGCCAACCTCTGTTCAACGGGCGCGGCCCGCCAACGGGCCAGCGGAGCGGTATACATTGATCAGAGCACCTGCATGGGCGACGGCCAGTGTGACCGCGCCTGCCCCTGGATGATTCCGCGCCGCCAGTCCGGCGTGGGGCCCTATCTTGACTTCGCGCCGCGCTATGCGGGCAACGGCCAGATGTTCAAATGCGATTACTGCCAGGATCTGCTGGATCAGGGAGAGCGGCCCGCCTGCATCACGGCCTGTCCCCGCCAGGCGCAGAGCATAGGACCACGCAAGGAGATCGTGCGCAAGGCCGAAATTATGGCCGCGGAGCGTCAGGGAGATATTTTCGGCCTCAATGAAAACGGCGGCACCAACACTCTCTATGTTTCCTCGCAGCCCTTCCGCGATATGGAAGCGGAACTGCTGCGCGAAGACCAGATCGGCTTCGGCCGCCCCAGCCTGCGACCGGCCGGGGCCAGCATGGACAAGGAAAACCGCTTGTTGAGCACGGTGTTGCTGGCGCCTTTGGCCGGCGCGGCCTTGGCCGGTGTGCGCCTCTGGCGGGAAAAACAGAAAAGGCGGCGGCCATGA